From Asterias rubens chromosome 6, eAstRub1.3, whole genome shotgun sequence, one genomic window encodes:
- the LOC117291599 gene encoding 2-oxoglutarate and iron-dependent oxygenase JMJD4-like gives MLNLTQSTLTTVFRQSVTDLRKVKVTDVEYINSSITYDEFFLRFLVLNRPCVFGPHITQDWRSVREWVTKDGRPNFNYLAQMFGKTVVPVADCRKVEYSAQPKSDMKLTEYLNYWQDIRQDPNSKDEKCLYLKDWHFTKTFPDYNAYTTPTYCASDWMNEYWDVKSSGADDYRFVYMGPKGSWTPFHADVFRSYSWSANICGRKRWLLFPPGQEDYLRDTLGNLVYDLTSRELHDENKYPHYRDACEPFEVIQGPGEVIFVPSGWHHQVFNIEDTISINHNWLNGCNVDLTWKFLQQELASVKASISDCIDMDNWDQQCQIIMKASTGIDYSEFLQLLWTVASTRLHQLHQFKKCHMESDMADGKCPIETLQVLAQKVTLESQTCERQLQFDEIEIESTTEHSSSERKILPNHPNSSPSVPCLKTLDVNSTTAPSSGTMFANKTKDQPQTIEKHQNASQSSEPSNSAQKSFVWHWIYDLRRITEIVTLLLDNEDFCKIEKDKLCTDPQEFLTEIISALKNTKG, from the exons ATGTTAAATTTAACGCAGAGTACTCTAACAACCGTCTTCCGCCAAAGTGTAACCGATCTCAGAAAAGTCAAAGTCACGGATGTAGAGTACATAAACAGCAGCATAACGTATGATGAGTTCTTCCTGAGGTTTCTGGTTCTGAACAGGCCTTGTGTGTTTGGTCCTCACATTACCCAAGATTGGCGGAGTGTTAGAGAGTGGGTGACAAAAGATGGCCGGCCAAATTTTAACTACCTTGCTCAGATGTTTG GAAAAACTGTTGTTCCAGTTGCTGACTGTAGAAAGGTTGAATACTCGGCCCAACCCAAGTCAGATATGAAGCTCACAGAATATCTCAACTACTGGCAAGATATAAGGCAAGACCCGAACTCCAAGGATGAAAAGTGTCTGTACTTGAAAGACTGGCATTTTACAAA GACATTCCCTGACTACAATGCCTACACAACGCCTACCTATTGTGCCTCTGATTGGATGAATGAATATTGGGATGTCAAATCTAGTGGAGCTGATGACTATCGGTTTGTGTATATGGGGCCCAAAGGATCATG GACTCCGTTTCACGCCGACGTATTCCGTTCTTACTCCTGGTCGGCAAACATCTGCGGACGTAAGCGTTGGCTTCTGTTTCCTCCAGGCCAAGAAGACTACCTGAGAGACACACTCGGCAACTTGGTGTATGATCTGACTTCTCGTGAACTAcatgatgaaaacaaatatcCACATTACAGGGATGCATGTGAGCCGTTTGAGGTCATTCAGGGTCCAGGAGAGGTCATCTTTGTACCAAGTGGATGGCATCATCAGGTTTTTAACATT gAAGATACAATCTCTATAAATCATAACTGGTTGAATGGCTGCAATGTGGACCTAACCTGGAAGTTCCTCCAACAAGAGTTGGCGTCTGTCAAGGCATCTATCAGTGACTGTATAGACATGGATAATTGGGATCAACAATGCCAG ATCATAATGAAAGCCAGTACGGGGATAGATTACTCTGAGTTCCTACAACTGCTATGGACTGTGGCATCAACTCGGCTTCATCAGCTACATCAATTCAAGAAGTGTCACATGGAATCAGACATGGCCGATGGCAAATGTCCTATAGAAACCTTGCAGGTTTTGGCTCAAAAAGTAACTTTGGAATCTCAGACTTGTGAGAGACAATTGCAGTTTGATGAAATCGAGATAGAATCAACCACTGAACATTCCTCAAGTGAAAGGAAGATCTTGCCCAATCATCCAAATTCATCGCCGAGTGTACCTTGTTTAAAAACACTTGATGTAAATTCAACAACAGCGCCATCTAGTGGTACAATGTTTGCCAACAAAACCAAAGACCAACCACAGACGATTGAAAAACACCAGAATGCCTCACAATCATCAGAGCCTTCAAATTCTGCACAAAAGTCATTTGTTTGGCACTGGATATATGACCTGCGTCGCATCACAGAAATTGTAACCTTGTTGCTTGATAATGAAGATTTTTGCAAAATAGAGAAAGACAAGTTATGTACTGATCCACAAGAGTTTCTTACGGAAATAATTTCTGCTTTAAAGAACACTAAGGGATAG